One window from the genome of Syntrophales bacterium encodes:
- the metK gene encoding methionine adenosyltransferase — MQISSESIKVGHPDIVADIIAAHIIAEIMDAEKERKKMDINTMPHCGVEVFLGKGLCVVGGEVSTRVYIDIDKVVRKTVLGLGYNDAAVGLNGNSMGILNAIIPQSPNINIGTRGDLGKHKEIGAGDQGIMYGFACDETPELLPLPYVLVSRMMRTFEALKDPIFAPDGKGQVSVEYDDKTGKPKRLAKVLMSNAIDYRFVKGKKSAVEARAKKIAFDCLADWVDKKTEFLCNPTGEWEAVNSCSAADSGVTGRKLVVQFYGGYPGAQLGGGSVVNKSPEKVDCSAAFGARYVAKNIVAAGLAAKCSVQLAYAIGIAKPFSIYIDTFGTGKVPSKKLEKIVADNFDLTPAGMIERFDLLSGSVYRKIPVTLFMDNYRWEKTDLAKKLKKDAGI, encoded by the coding sequence ATGCAGATTTCATCGGAGAGCATCAAGGTTGGACACCCCGACATCGTGGCGGACATCATCGCCGCACACATCATTGCGGAGATCATGGACGCGGAGAAAGAACGCAAGAAGATGGACATCAACACCATGCCCCACTGCGGCGTCGAGGTCTTTCTCGGCAAAGGGCTTTGCGTCGTCGGGGGCGAGGTCAGCACCCGGGTCTACATCGACATCGACAAGGTGGTCCGGAAGACCGTCCTCGGCCTAGGATACAACGATGCCGCCGTCGGCCTGAACGGGAATTCCATGGGGATCCTGAACGCCATCATCCCCCAGTCCCCCAACATCAACATCGGCACACGAGGCGATCTCGGCAAGCACAAGGAGATCGGTGCCGGCGATCAGGGCATCATGTACGGCTTCGCCTGCGACGAGACACCGGAGCTGCTTCCCCTTCCCTATGTCCTGGTGAGCCGGATGATGCGGACCTTCGAGGCGCTGAAAGATCCCATTTTCGCCCCCGACGGAAAGGGGCAGGTCTCCGTGGAATACGACGACAAAACGGGAAAGCCGAAGCGGCTCGCCAAGGTCCTGATGTCCAACGCCATCGATTACCGTTTCGTGAAGGGGAAGAAATCGGCCGTGGAGGCCAGGGCAAAAAAGATCGCCTTCGACTGCCTCGCTGACTGGGTGGACAAGAAGACGGAGTTCCTCTGCAATCCCACGGGAGAGTGGGAGGCCGTCAATTCGTGCAGCGCCGCCGATTCGGGCGTGACGGGCCGCAAGCTCGTGGTCCAGTTCTACGGCGGCTATCCGGGGGCACAGCTGGGAGGCGGCTCCGTGGTGAACAAGTCGCCGGAGAAGGTGGACTGCTCCGCCGCCTTCGGCGCCCGCTACGTAGCCAAGAACATCGTCGCCGCCGGCCTGGCCGCCAAGTGCTCCGTCCAGCTCGCCTACGCCATCGGCATCGCGAAGCCCTTCTCGATCTATATCGACACCTTCGGGACCGGAAAGGTTCCGAGCAAGAAGCTCGAAAAGATCGTTGCGGACAACTTCGACCTGACGCCCGCCGGAATGATCGAGCGGTTCGACCTCCTGAGCGGGAGCGTCTAC
- the ispG gene encoding flavodoxin-dependent (E)-4-hydroxy-3-methylbut-2-enyl-diphosphate synthase, giving the protein MERSVRRRQTRPVVIGGVQIGGGAPVVVQSMTSTDTRNVEATVRQIRALEEAGCEIVRAAVPDEEAALALREIKKGISLPLIADIHFDHRLALASIENGADAIRINPGNMKREKLPEVVRVAANRGIPIRVGINAGSLEKDLLERYGGPIAEALVESALRNIRLLEDLGFTAIKVSLKSSDVPTMIEAYREVSRRTDYPLHLGVTEAGTLLNAAVKSAAGIGTLLYEGVGDTIRVSVTGDPVPEVGIAYGILRALNIRAVGPDIIACPTCGRCEIDLLSVVEEVEHRLSGMREPLKIAIMGCVVNGPGEAAGADVGIAGGKRAGMLFKKGKPVRKVAEGDLVKALLEEVAAMTGRRMS; this is encoded by the coding sequence TTGGAGAGATCCGTCAGAAGAAGGCAAACCCGACCCGTCGTGATCGGCGGCGTGCAGATCGGCGGTGGTGCGCCGGTGGTGGTCCAGTCCATGACCTCCACGGACACCCGCAACGTGGAGGCCACGGTCCGGCAGATTCGCGCCCTCGAGGAAGCAGGATGCGAGATTGTCCGGGCGGCCGTTCCCGACGAGGAGGCCGCCCTGGCCCTGAGGGAGATCAAGAAGGGGATTTCCCTGCCGCTGATCGCCGATATCCATTTCGACCACCGTCTTGCCCTGGCATCGATCGAAAACGGCGCCGACGCCATCCGGATCAACCCGGGCAACATGAAGCGGGAAAAACTTCCCGAGGTTGTCCGGGTCGCGGCGAACAGGGGGATCCCCATCCGCGTCGGCATCAACGCGGGCTCCCTGGAAAAGGACCTGCTGGAGCGGTACGGCGGTCCCATTGCGGAGGCCCTGGTGGAGAGCGCCCTCCGGAACATACGCCTCCTGGAGGACCTGGGCTTCACGGCCATCAAGGTATCCCTCAAGTCCTCCGACGTGCCGACGATGATCGAGGCCTACCGGGAGGTCTCCCGCCGCACGGACTATCCTCTCCACCTGGGCGTCACCGAGGCGGGAACGCTGCTCAACGCCGCCGTCAAGTCCGCCGCCGGCATCGGAACCCTCCTGTATGAGGGGGTCGGCGACACGATCCGGGTATCCGTCACGGGGGACCCGGTGCCGGAGGTCGGCATCGCCTACGGCATCCTCCGGGCCCTGAACATCCGGGCCGTCGGACCCGACATCATTGCCTGTCCCACCTGCGGTCGCTGCGAGATCGACCTGCTCTCCGTCGTCGAAGAAGTGGAGCACCGGCTTTCCGGCATGCGGGAGCCCCTGAAGATCGCCATCATGGGATGCGTCGTCAACGGCCCCGGTGAAGCAGCCGGGGCGGACGTCGGCATCGCCGGGGGGAAGCGGGCCGGGATGCTCTTCAAGAAGGGAAAACCCGTCCGGAAGGTCGCCGAGGGTGACCTGGTGAAGGCGCTGCTGGAGGAAGTGGCCGCCATGACCGGTCGCCGGATGTCCTGA